From a region of the Panicum virgatum strain AP13 chromosome 2K, P.virgatum_v5, whole genome shotgun sequence genome:
- the LOC120668077 gene encoding uncharacterized protein LOC120668077 isoform X2 has translation MQRSSFTSSSSMGLISGIRNEDSHFNVNYEASDLRNRLPQVAPVVLANVQVNNSVVNRKKGLLSSFYTIAEKLLVFCGSLVILSLSYPLAANAKETFEDHGMQGIIIGSVISFFVSCLLTALASYLKDSESIEGIGFHVFKYLVLLVFLFLCAGLCVILRFCAHTPKAVLWSLGTVGYIIILSIWVWVFYVQVPQIQEEMKKFYETENMMPFEGSDSVPASAAPGHRPPI, from the exons ATGCAGCGCTCATCATTTACCTCTTCCAGCAGTATG GGGCTTATCAGTGGTATAAGAAATGAGGACAGCCATTTCAACGTCAACTATGAAGCTAGTGATTTACGGAATAGGCTTCCTCAGGTTGCACCTGTG GTGCTGGCCAATGTTCAAGTAAATAATTCTGTTGTGAACAGGAAGAAG GGTTTACTTAGTTCCTTCTACACTATTGCGGAGAAGCTGCTTGTGTTCTGTGGCAGTCTCGTCATTTTGTCATTGTCATACCCCCTTGCTGCAAATGCAAAAGAGACCTTTGAGGATCATGGGATGCAAGGCATTATCATAGGAAGCGTCATTTCATTCTTCGTCAGCTGCCTTCTAACAGCTCTTGCCTCATACTTGAAGGACAGCGAGTCCATTGAGGGCATTGGATTCCACGTCTTCAAATATCTGGTGCTTCTTGTCTTCCTATTCCTTTGCGCAGGATTATGTGTGATACTGCGGTTTTGCGCACATACCCCCAAAGCAGTTCTTTGGTCCCTTGGCACTGTAGGGTACATCATTATTTTGTCCATTTGGGTTTGGGTGTTCTACGTACAGGTGCCACAG ATTCAGGAAGAAATGAAGAAATTTTATGAGACAGAAAATATGATGCCATTTGAGGGGTCTGACTCTGTGCCTGCATCGGCTGCTCCAGGCCATCGACCACCGATTTAG